In a genomic window of Amblyomma americanum isolate KBUSLIRL-KWMA chromosome 4, ASM5285725v1, whole genome shotgun sequence:
- the LOC144128398 gene encoding uncharacterized protein LOC144128398 isoform X2, whose translation MTATMRLLAVLPVATALLLWAAVDTCLGRRITKATSDPTSCPAICAKRAFFIAQNGTSVSMQPQEILVVDSVQKILMTIKGGEKWVTITVGGDKVHVPSRAQIQIRVILQKNPQIRALLIGFIEGKRVQLKQGLVATKTPVKRNPPKKPAPPTKRPTAKPKTTPKATKNNQRTKKPATKRTKPTKKGNVKTTKRVPAKSTRRLTTKATKKPVTKTTKKPIAKLTEKPTTKPPRKSTPKLKSKPPKGVTPKPSQKSVTRRQLQGSIHFNASFEFWKNFRSNMPMPDISRIGLMYINAVPNIDPKALILLGYLFSQPNYFSVVYQTLIQIGIKFPSLTGPINSVTWNNVLIPFPQPLVVSYIVNVKGGVFQVPREAPKLALYLSTHAAEIAGVASSLSRIGGMYSISGGNQITGFTIFGQFYRFTKPAVTTLVLNGRSYVLPKDIDAILVAVKSNYKLFYSLQMLLEAFGVQFKKANPAVMQGLTPQGKSHSINIVPGVRIKIDDKFYDIPADLEAIFKKSDGFKVGALLAALQEKGVPVKVDEKTGVIEGILIKDGLVPFPYTIDLRFKMDNTVYVIPRDLQKLIAVLEKKNMPSKILSILYDRYGVIPVRNADNTVIAISFNGKKYPVKAQPLTAVTIRGRKFLLPKDTAKLVDFVQSLKNDDKIGFEFLKALKVAGFMLVTDDDGAMRRIQKGAQLIKLGMEIRVRVIYDKKTYKVPQDLMLLVNLIRKSGPAHVKKVTDQLKAFDVEVTRKDKKLKIVFNSVQYVVDLQSGSVQG comes from the coding sequence ATGACTGCCACGATGCGGTTGCTGGCTGTGCTACCGGTCGCCACGGCTCTCTTGCTGTGGGCAGCTGTCGACACGTGCTTGGGCCGACGGATAACCAAGGCCACTTCGGACCCGACCTCTTGCCCCGCTATCTGCGCAAAGAGGGCCTTTTTCATCGCACAGAATGGCACAAGTGTCTCCATGCAACCACAGGAGATCCTAGTAGTGGATAGTGTTCAAAAGATCCTGATGACCATCAAGGGTGGTGAAAAATGGGTTACTATAACTGTTGGAGGGGATAAGGTACATGTTCCCTCTAGAGCGCAGATCCAGATCCGGGTTATCCTGCAAAAAAATCCGCAGATTAGGGCTTTGCTGATAGGATTTATCGAGGGAAAACGTGTTCAGCTGAAGCAAGGCCTGGTCGCTACGAAGACACCCGTGAAAAGGAATCCCCCGAAAAAACCAGCACCGCCGACTAAGCGCCCTACTGCGAAGCCTAAAACGACGCCCAAAGCAACAAAAAACAACCAAAGGACAAAAAAGCCTGCAACGAAGAGGACGAAACCCACCAAAAAGGGCAACGTGAAAACCACCAAAAGGGTACCTGCTAAATCCACCAGAAGGCTCACTACTAAAGCCACCAAAAAGCCCGTTACAAAAACCACCAAAAAGCCGATCGCGAAACTCACCGAAAAGCCGACTACGAAACCCCCCAGAAAGTCTACTCCGAAGTTAAAGTCAAAGCCGCCCAAAGGGGTCACTCCGAAGCCCTCTCAGAAGTCAGTTACACGGCGGCAGCTTCAGGGAAGTATTCATTTTAACGCCAGTTTTGAGTTTTGGAAAAATTTCCGTTCGAACATGCCAATGCCCGACATCAGCCGTATAGGGCTGATGTACATCAATGCGGTGCCCAACATCGACCCCAAAGCGCTTATCCTGCTGGGATACCTGTTCAGTCAGCCAAACTACTTTTCAGTGGTCTACCAAACGCTGATCCAGATTGGCATCAAGTTCCCGAGCCTGACCGGGCCAATCAATTCGGTAACTTGGAATAACGTCCTTATCCCTTTTCCGCAGCCGCTTGTTGTGAGCTACATAGTTAATGTGAAAGGCGGGGTGTTCCAAGTGCCCAGAGAGGCACCAAAACTTGCCCTCTACCTTTCCACGCATGCCGCAGAGATTGCGGGGGTGGCCAGTTCTTTGAGCCGGATCGGTGGCATGTACTCCATTAGCGGCGGGAACCAAATTACCGGTTTCACAATATTCGGCCAATTCTACCGCTTTACGAAGCCCGCGGTCACGACCTTGGTCTTAAACGGGCGCAGCTACGTACTTCCCAAGGACATCGACGCGATTCTGGTTGCCGTGAAGAGCAATTACAAGTTATTCTATAGCCTCCAGATGCTCCTAGAAGCGTTCGGTGTGCAATTCAAGAAAGCCAATCCGGCCGTGATGCAGGGTTTGACCCCCCAGGGCAAAAGCCACAGCATAAACATTGTGCCCGGTGTGCGCATAAAGATCGACGACAAATTCTACGACATTCCGGCTGACCTGGAGGCGATATTCAAAAAGTCCGACGGCTTCAAGGTGGGTGCGCTCCTTGCGGCTCTCCAGGAGAAGGGGGTCCCAGTGAAAGTAGACGAAAAAACTGGGGTCATCGAGGGCATTCTCATCAAAGACGGCCTGGTCCCGTTCCCTTACACCATCGACCTGCGCTTCAAGATGGACAACACGGTCTACGTGATACCACGCGACCTCCAGAAGCTAATCGCCGTCCTCGAGAAGAAAAACATGCCCAGCAAGATCCTGTCAATTCTGTACGACCGTTACGGAGTGATTCCCGTGCGCAATGCCGACAACACGGTGATTGCTATCTCTTTCAACGGCAAGAAGTACCCCGTCAAGGCGCAGCCACTGACAGCCGTTACGATTCGCGGACGCAAGTTCCTCCTTCCAAAAGACACCGCCAAATTGGTAGACTTCGTGCAGTCCTTGAAAAACGACGACAAAATCGGGTTCGAGTTCTTGAAGGCGCTCAAGGTTGCCGGCTTCATGCTCGTCACCGACGACGACGGCGCAATGCGCAGAATCCAGAAGGGGGCGCAGTTGATCAAACTCGGTATGGAAATTCGTGTCAGAGTGATCTACGATAAAAAGACCTACAAAGTGCCCCAAGACTTGATGCTGCTAGTGAACCTGATTCGCAAGTCTGGTCCGGCCCACGTGAAGAAGGTTACGGATCAACTGAAAGCTTTCGACGTGGAAGTTACAAGGAAAGACAAGAAGTTAAAGATAGTTTTCAACAGCGTCCAGTATGTAGTAGATTTACAATCTGGCAGCGTCCAGGGATAG